A window of Ruminiclostridium herbifermentans genomic DNA:
ATCTACCCCTTCAAAATTTAACTTTTATCTTAAACATTTAACTCATGTTTAAGCATTTAACCTCTATTTAAGCATTTATCTTCTTAAGCATTTATCTTCTGTTTAAACATTCAGCATATATAAATTAAAATAAAAAATATAACTATTTTCAATTGTTATTTTTTTCTTTTTCAGAAAGCTTATCTCTAAGTCTATCAATCTGTTCCTTAGTAATATTTGATGTCATAAAATCTTTTATTGAAACACTTCTGTAATCGTCAATTTCATCAATACATTGACCGCAATTATCACAATGCTTTTCAGAGTCTAAATCACAAATATCACATTCACCACAATTAATACATTCTCTATTATATAATTCACATAGATTATTCATACTAACCTCCCACGCCTATCTTAGGCACAAAACTTTAATTAAACTATCGTGGAGGTACGCAGTAATTTTCACTGCTCCATCCGCTAAACTACAACAACCACATGGCTCGAAAATGCACAATGCTAGTACAAACTATTGTTTCGAGCCGATAACCTCCTACGCCTGCTTTCGGCGCAAAATACAATGAAACTATAGGTTGAGATACTCTGCTTGAGTATGGATACTTCTCCTTATTGAAAGCCTCAACCACCATCATTGTTAAAAAGCTTAAAGCCTACCTATTGCTTTTAATATACCATATATTAATGCTTGAGGCCTAGGGGGACATCCTGGTATATATACATCTACAGGCAATACACAATCTACGCCATTTCTGCCTGCATAGCTGTTTTTAAATATACCGCCACTGCAAGCACATGCACCTACAGCAATAACTAGTTTTGGTGAAGGTGTTGCATTATATGTCTTTATGAGTGCTTCCTCCATATTTCTGGTTACGCAGCCAGTTACCATTAACATATCAGCATGCCTAGGTGAAGCCACAAATTGAATTCCTAAACGTTCTAAATCATTATAGGGAGATCCTAAAGCATTTAGTTCATAATCGCAGCCATTACAAGAACCAGCATCTACTTCTCTGATATTTAGGCTCTTACCATAAAACTTTTTTACTTTCTCCTTTAATTGCCTGCCTAATAACTCATAATCTAAATCCTTAACAACATCGTCTTGAACTAATAATGGTGTTGCTCTTAAAGCTGCTCTGCTTTTCTGTGCCAGTTCAAACTTGTTTGAAAGTAATACTGCTTTATTTGGACACGCATCTTCACAAAATCTGCAGAAAATGCATTCGTCAATATTTACAGCAGGCGATTTTTCTTTCTGCTTGTCATTATCAACTAAAGCAATTGCTCCAGTTGGACATGAATTAATGCACTTTGAGCACCTTTTGCATTTAGTATAATAAAATTCTGGTACACCAGTAATATATGAACTCTTTATTGGCTTTTTAGGGTAATCAACAGTAACAGTACCATGTTGAAACATCTTTTTAATTATATTATGCATTTAATCTACCTCCAAAAGCAATAATACCAACTTCTGCATATAAATTGGTAAACTCAATTAATAACCTCACACTAAATTACAAATCATTTCCAGCATATGAAAGATTGAAACTCTTATTTATTAGTGGAAAATCAGTTAATGTATTAGTGTTAACTGCATGGCATAGTACAGGCCAATTGCAAAATGACGGTGTCCTTACTTTATATCTTAAAATAGTATTATTTTCACCTGTCATAACAAAATGAATGTTTTCTCCTCTGGGTGACTCAGTCATACCAAAGGCATAAGAATAAGGCTTAAGATTTCCTATGTCAATAGAAATAGAACCTTCCTCTGGCATTTTATCAAGAGCTTGTCTAATAATACTTATAGACTCAATAATTTCCTCAATTTTAACATTCATCCTGCAATTAATGTCGCAATTATTATGTTGAGGTACATTAAATTTAAGCTTTGAATATGCAGCATACGGGAATTCTTTTCTAACATCAGTATTAATACCGCTAGCTCTGCCACCAGGCCCAACAGCATTTAAATCAACAGCAATAGCATTAGATAAAATTCCAGTGTGTTCAACTCTATCAATAAACATACCATTATTTTTAACAATATTTACTGTTTCTCTAAACTCTTTATCTAAATTATTTAAGCAATCAATAATTAATTTTTCATTATTTCTTATAAAATCTTTTCTTAAACCTCCTGGTTTATTTGTATTTCTTAAGAATCTACTTCCAGTCAGCTGTTCGCATAAAACCTGTATCCAACGTCTCATCATAGCAAATTGTCCATTTGCAAAAATATAGCCTGTATCAACACATAGACCTGAAATATCTCCAAGATGACTGCAAATGCGCTCAAACTCTGCAAATATAGTTCTAGAGTAAAGTGCTCTTTCAGGAAGATAGGTTATTCCATTAATTTTTTCAATTGCCTGACAATAAGCTAAAGAATTTGTAAAAGTCTCATCGCCCGAAATTCTTTCAGAAAACAAAAGTACTTTCATATAATTTTCATTCTCTGACAACTTTTCTAGTCCACGGTGAGTGTAATATAGCTTTGCCTCAAGATTAATTATTGGCTCTCCTGCCACACTAAACCTAAAATGTCCAGGCTCAATTATTCCTGCATGAACAGGTCCTACGGCAACTTCAAATACTCCTGTACCAGAAATACTGGTATAACTTTGCTCCCTCTTTTCAAAATTCAATCTAGTATTTGCTTTAAAATCCTTATTTAACGGATGAACATTCAGCGGAAAATTTCCATGATGCACTAATTCTCTGCTATCTAATGAATTAACAAATGAAACTCCAAACATGTCTTGTATCTCTCTTTCATACAAGCTTGCAGCAGGAATTTCCTTTGCAATTGAGTCAATATGCAGTGAGCTTTTTTTGTCAAGCTTAACGTATAAGGTAATTAGTGTATTAGATGACCTAACTGCAAAGGTATAATAAATAGTTATGCTATTATTAATTTGAGAGGTGTCATTACCAAATAAATCAATAAGCACACAGTCAATATTATTATAAATACTAATGCAGTCATCTTTAATAGATGCTTGTGTAACCTCTGAATATATCTCATTTTCATTAAGCAATTTGCTTTCAATTGCATGTGATGATAATAATCTATTTATTGCTTCAAAAATAGCTTCGGAAACCACTTATATCCCTCCTAAAACAATTTCAGTACAGGCATCCATTAATGACTTCAATGGGGCAGGTATATATATTCCCACAAAAATTATAATGCATAACAAAACTATAAGAACTGATGAACTAATGAAGTCCAACTCACCTTTTTCTATTTCGGAGTTTGGGTTATTGCCATAAAACATTTTACTTATCTGTTTAACAAATCCTGCAAATATAACTGCTAAAAATAATAAAAGCAGCATAGCAATTATGTATTTTTTTGACTGTATAGCCCCTACCACTGTGCTAAATTCACTCATAAAAATACCAAATGGCGGCATACCCGTTATTGCGAAAACACCAAGAACAAAAACTATACCTGTTACTGGCATTGTTTTAATAAGTCCACGTATGCCAGCTATTTTTTTAGTATGATACTTCAAATAAACATTTCCAGTTGCCAAGAAAAGCATTGATTTTGTCATAGCATGATTAAAGGTATGATACATTGCTGCGAAAATACTTACTGGCGTACATATACCTAAACCTAAAGCAATAATTCCCATATGCTCGATACTAGAATATGCTAAGATTCTTTTGTAGTCTTGCTGTACTAAAACAAACATAGCAGCTGTCGCTATGGACAATATTCCAAGTAATAAAAGCAGATTTCCTGTATAGTTATTATTTCCAAGGCATGTGTTGACAATAGATAAAACTCTTATGATACCATATATTGCAGTATTTAAAAGCACTCCTGATAGTAGTGCACTTACAGGTGATGGTGCTTGACTATGAGCATCTGGGAGCCATGTATGCATAGGAGAAAAACCAACTTTTGTTCCAAAACCTATTAATATAAATATAAATGCTATTTTTAAAATACTTGGGTCAAGGGATGAAGCATTCTGCAGTAAGAAATTCCAGTTTAGTCCGGAAATCTTGTTTCCTACTTGCGTTATAGTTGATGAATAATAAAGTAAAATAATACCTAACATTGCAAATGCTATACCCACTGAACAAATTATTAGGTATTTCCACGCAGCTTCTATGGATCTTTTATTGTTATAAAAACCTACTAAAAAAGCAGATGCAAGGGTGGTTGCCTCAATTGCAATCCACATTACACCCATGTTTTGTGTTATTAAGGCTAAAATCATTGCCAAAACAAATGCATTAGAGAGACTATAATAAAGTTTTAGCTTTTTTAATGTAATTACATTTCTTTTTAACTCTTCTCCAAAATAACTTATGGAAAATAATGAAACTAAAAAAAATGCCAAAGTTGTAATTAATAATATATAACCGCTTAATGAATCAATATAAAATAAATCCTTAAATATTCCAGTGCTTGTAACTGCTTTAAACTTATTAATCTCTATTAGTGCTGCTATCGAAGAAATTAAAATTAACAATGCTCCTATTAAATTAGTTAAATGTATTACAGTTTTATTTTTTGTTATCCATACTAACCCACCTGCTATTACAGGAATAGCTAAAAATGCAAAAATCATATTTCCTCCCATTTTTAAGGCTAACCTTTTAAATTCTTTAGCTTATTAATATCTATTGATTCAAATGTATCATTAATCTTAAACACAAATATACCCATTATCAGAAAAGCTGTAAGTAGGTCAAAAAACAGCCCAAATTCAACAAACATTGGCATACCTTCTGTAGTCAACATGGCAGCTAAAAACATACCATTTTCTATAACTAAGAATCCAACAATCTGACCAATTGCCTTTTTTCTGCTTATCATAAAAAACAATCCTATCATAACAACTGACATTGAATATATCAAATAATTCTTGGTATCTAGATTTGTAATTCCTTCAATACTATATATCACATACCAGCTAAGCACGACTAACCCGCCACAAATAAGCATTGAAATAGGAATATTAATGAAAAAGTCTTTTTCAACTGTATATTCTACCTTTTGTGATGTCCTTTTTAAAACCATTGGAATTAAAATTACTTTAAACAAAACTATTAATAAAAATATTATAAAAACTTCGTCAAACTTCTTATGTACAAGCATACCGCGAATTGATACTAAAAGTGATATTGAAGCAAGCAGTAATGATTGAAACCTAAAAGTTGATATATAGGAATTTTGTCTCTTATTTGCAATTAAAACAAATGAAGAAATCAATATTAATATTGATAAAAGGTTTAAAGCATTGTTGTACATAATAATCATCCACGTCCTTTTTATAGATATTACAATACTGCAAAAAATACTTTTGTCTTAGCGCTTGAAAATGCACTATGTAAGTACAAACTTTATTTTCATTCTGAGCAAATATTATACTTAAACTACTGGTGATAACCTTTTACACTAATTCTTATTTTAGAATAAAACTAGTTAAAAAGCCTAAAACAGATACTATAAAAGCTATTGCTGCAAAATTAGGAATACTGTACAATCGAAGTTTCACAGTATTTAATTCAACAAGTGCAACTAGTATAGTAATCACAAATATCTTTAACAAGTAGATTCCAAATCCCAAAAATATATTTGCTACATTAAATCCTACAGGAATTAGAATATTAGCCATAAATGTCATAAAAACAAGCTGCTTAATATGTGTTCCCAACTCAATAAAAGCAAGGTGCCTTCCCGAATATTCAAGTACCATTGCTTCATGTACCATTGTAAGTTCTAAATGAGTAGAAGGATCATCGACTGGAATTCTAGAAGATTCAGCTATTAAAACCATTAACATACTAACAAACAATAATAGATTAATTGGCGTAAAAGCTAATTCCGTATGATTTACCATATAATTATATATTGATGAAACATTTGTGGATGCAATATCAGTTCTTGCACTTACAGTAATAATTATAATAAATAATGCAGGTTCTGCCAATGCAGAGACCAGCATTTCTCTACTACTGCCCATTCCACCAAATGCACTACCAGTATCTAGGCCTGCTAATGCCATAAACACACGACCTGCAACAAATAAATATACAATAATTAATAAATCTGTATAGAATGTAAATCCTACAAGCTGATTTACTAATGGCAAGCAAAGTAAGGCTGTTAATGATGTTACAAAATATATATATGGAGCTACATTGTAAATCCATGATGAAGTATTTGAAACTACTAAATCTTTTTTAAATAGTTTAATCAAATTATAATATGGCTGAAAAATTGACGGTCCTATCTTATGCTGTGCTTTAGCCTTCAATACTTTAATAACACCAGTAAAAATTGGTGCAATCAATAATATTATTATAATTTGAACAATTAATTTTAATATTGAAGTAATCATAAATATGTCCATGTCTCACATTTTATTAAACAACATAGTACATTACATGGACTGGGCACCTCCTATATAGATATTTGCATTTATTGCATCCTTTTATATTAAGAATAAGTTTAAGTAAAAGGATGCAGACAATAAACTTTAATTACGCCATAAATGAATAGTAAAGTAACATTAATACTAAAATACTGAAGAAATAAAGCAAATAAGTATGTATGCTACCAGTTTGTATTTTAAATCTATAATTCCTGGAAAAATTAATTATGAACTTTATAATTGGAACATAGAAATATTTCTCAAATACCTTTTCAGTTGACATGGTGTATATTCCTTTCTTTATGTAATAAGGGCCATGTCCTTCTGTAATAACTAAATCCCTATTGGGTTTAAATATTCCTCTTAGGATAATTCTGATCGATTTTGAAAAGCCTGTTGCTGAATACTGCATTTTAGGAGTAATTTTTGTAAATCCACAATCCCATGTATTATAGCGTTCCACAGAAGTTCTTTTTCGTAATGAATACACTATTAGTATAACAATGCTAGACAATACAAATATTAAAATTGATAATAACCCAACAGATATATCTAGCTTATTCTCACCTATAGGATAATGTACAAACTTCGTCAATGACCAATCAGTAGATAATAGCTTTAAATTTAAAAACTCATAACTTATATTATCTATTATGCTGATTGTATACTTTGAAAAAATACCCAAAGCCAAACAAAGACAAGATGAAATACCAAGAGCCACTAACATTGGCTTTTCTGGTTCTTTCACATTCTCAGCATTACTAGTTCTAGGCATACCTAAAAAAGAAATACCAAACATCTTTACAAAACAAAAAGCAACTAAAGCACCTGTCAAAGATAAAGCAGCTGCTACAATCATAAACAAAATAATTATAGATGAATTATTAGCAAACCAAACGATACTATTTATAATAGTTTGGAAAATAATAAATTCACTTATAAAGCCATTAAAAGGAGGTACAGCAGAAATAGTCAAACATCCTATAAATATAAAGATTGATGCAATTGGCATCTTCTTTATTAATCCGCCTAACTTCTCCATATCTTTGGTATGAGCACTATATTGTATCGCTCCAGCACCCATAAATAATAAAGATTTAAAAACTGCATGATTTAAAGTATGTAAAAGTGTAGCTGTCAATGCCATTACAAGTAAAAAGGAATTATCAGCAGCTCTAGAAATAAGAAACATACCAATTCCACAGAATATTAGCCCCATATTTTCAATACTCGAATAAGCCAGTAACCTTTTAATATTTATAGTAGATGCAACTGAATATGCAATTCCAAATATTGCTGAAGCAGAGCCAACTATTAACGTTATAACTCCCCACCACATTGGATTATCTGGTAATAAGTCCAAAATGACTCTTAGCAAACCATATACAGACATTTTTATCATTACACCTGACATTAATGCCGATATGTTACTAGGCGCAACAGGGTGAGCATATGGCAGCCAAATATGCATTGGTATTATTCCTGCTTTAGTTCCAAAACCTATAAGTAAAAATATAAATATTAAATTTGCATAGTTACTTGGAATTGAGGTATTGGCAATATTAGAAAAATCAAAGCTAAAACTTTTTGTAAAATATGCCATTAAACCAAAAGCTGCAGTTATAAAGGCTGTTCCTGCATATGTCATTATAATATATATTCTGCTAGCCCTTTGGACTTCTTTTTTTTCACTTTCATAATTAACCAAAAAGTATGAAACCAAGGACATAATTTCCCAAAATACTAAAAATAAAAGCAAGTTACTGCTTGATACTAAAAGAATCATGGAAATAATAAAGAGATTATATAAAAGTCCAAATATAGAAATATTTCTTTTAAAAAAGTAATGAGACATATATGTATATGAAAACAAAGAAACTATAAATGAAATAATTGCGATGACTAAAATAAAAAAAGCAGCTAAATTATCAATTTTAAAGCTAATTGTAAGAAACGGGATATTATTTGAATATTTAAATTCTAAAGGTGTGTCCTTCAAAATTAATAATTTATAAGTCATTAATATGCTTAAAAATCCACTAGCAATCATTGCACATGTATTAGATAATCTATTAGATAATTTGGGTATCGAGAACGTAAATAAAGAAGAGAGTCCACCAATTAAATATATTAACACGCATATGATAAAAAAAATAATTATATTATTTGCTGTCATGAAACGAAACCTCCAAGCAAAGCAACTAAGTTCTTTTCTAGCACAGCATATATAATACTACCCCATTCTGTAAATGTCAAATATTCAGCTACTTTAATCCTGATATAAAATTTTATATCATTACTATTCAGGCTTTAACAATACAATAAACAGAAACAATAAACTACTTAAATAGTACGGACGCAGCAATATATATCTATTGCTTGTTCACGAATTTGCAGCTGAAATAATTACGGTGAATAAACAAGTACTTCCGCCGACCATATTACCAAGGCATCCTGTCTCGGGTTAAGACTCACAGCTACTGACCTTAGCTGTGTCGGCTAATACTTGTTCTTCACATAATATTTCTAAAATTCTAAACTTAAAGTTCATTCTATACTAGTATCATCAGAAGGAATTAAAATTGCAGTATTTTCAAGTATAAGGCTTGACTCTAAATTGTTAATTTTCTTCAAATTATATATATATTCTCTAATGTTTTGGTTGCTTCCATATTTTTCAGCTATAGACCAAAGAGTATCCCCTGAATTAACTATTATAGACTGATACTGAGGTTCTTTATATCCTGAAACTGCATTTGTATAAATCAATATAAATGTAATAAGTGATAGTATAAATATAAAG
This region includes:
- the nuoB gene encoding NADH-quinone oxidoreductase subunit NuoB, which codes for MHNIIKKMFQHGTVTVDYPKKPIKSSYITGVPEFYYTKCKRCSKCINSCPTGAIALVDNDKQKEKSPAVNIDECIFCRFCEDACPNKAVLLSNKFELAQKSRAALRATPLLVQDDVVKDLDYELLGRQLKEKVKKFYGKSLNIREVDAGSCNGCDYELNALGSPYNDLERLGIQFVASPRHADMLMVTGCVTRNMEEALIKTYNATPSPKLVIAVGACACSGGIFKNSYAGRNGVDCVLPVDVYIPGCPPRPQALIYGILKAIGRL
- a CDS encoding NADH-quinone oxidoreductase subunit C; protein product: MVSEAIFEAINRLLSSHAIESKLLNENEIYSEVTQASIKDDCISIYNNIDCVLIDLFGNDTSQINNSITIYYTFAVRSSNTLITLYVKLDKKSSLHIDSIAKEIPAASLYEREIQDMFGVSFVNSLDSRELVHHGNFPLNVHPLNKDFKANTRLNFEKREQSYTSISGTGVFEVAVGPVHAGIIEPGHFRFSVAGEPIINLEAKLYYTHRGLEKLSENENYMKVLLFSERISGDETFTNSLAYCQAIEKINGITYLPERALYSRTIFAEFERICSHLGDISGLCVDTGYIFANGQFAMMRRWIQVLCEQLTGSRFLRNTNKPGGLRKDFIRNNEKLIIDCLNNLDKEFRETVNIVKNNGMFIDRVEHTGILSNAIAVDLNAVGPGGRASGINTDVRKEFPYAAYSKLKFNVPQHNNCDINCRMNVKIEEIIESISIIRQALDKMPEEGSISIDIGNLKPYSYAFGMTESPRGENIHFVMTGENNTILRYKVRTPSFCNWPVLCHAVNTNTLTDFPLINKSFNLSYAGNDL
- a CDS encoding hydrogenase 4 subunit F is translated as MIFAFLAIPVIAGGLVWITKNKTVIHLTNLIGALLILISSIAALIEINKFKAVTSTGIFKDLFYIDSLSGYILLITTLAFFLVSLFSISYFGEELKRNVITLKKLKLYYSLSNAFVLAMILALITQNMGVMWIAIEATTLASAFLVGFYNNKRSIEAAWKYLIICSVGIAFAMLGIILLYYSSTITQVGNKISGLNWNFLLQNASSLDPSILKIAFIFILIGFGTKVGFSPMHTWLPDAHSQAPSPVSALLSGVLLNTAIYGIIRVLSIVNTCLGNNNYTGNLLLLLGILSIATAAMFVLVQQDYKRILAYSSIEHMGIIALGLGICTPVSIFAAMYHTFNHAMTKSMLFLATGNVYLKYHTKKIAGIRGLIKTMPVTGIVFVLGVFAITGMPPFGIFMSEFSTVVGAIQSKKYIIAMLLLLFLAVIFAGFVKQISKMFYGNNPNSEIEKGELDFISSSVLIVLLCIIIFVGIYIPAPLKSLMDACTEIVLGGI
- a CDS encoding hydrogenase, producing the protein MYNNALNLLSILILISSFVLIANKRQNSYISTFRFQSLLLASISLLVSIRGMLVHKKFDEVFIIFLLIVLFKVILIPMVLKRTSQKVEYTVEKDFFINIPISMLICGGLVVLSWYVIYSIEGITNLDTKNYLIYSMSVVMIGLFFMISRKKAIGQIVGFLVIENGMFLAAMLTTEGMPMFVEFGLFFDLLTAFLIMGIFVFKINDTFESIDINKLKNLKG
- a CDS encoding respiratory chain complex I subunit 1 family protein; this encodes MITSILKLIVQIIIILLIAPIFTGVIKVLKAKAQHKIGPSIFQPYYNLIKLFKKDLVVSNTSSWIYNVAPYIYFVTSLTALLCLPLVNQLVGFTFYTDLLIIVYLFVAGRVFMALAGLDTGSAFGGMGSSREMLVSALAEPALFIIIITVSARTDIASTNVSSIYNYMVNHTELAFTPINLLLFVSMLMVLIAESSRIPVDDPSTHLELTMVHEAMVLEYSGRHLAFIELGTHIKQLVFMTFMANILIPVGFNVANIFLGFGIYLLKIFVITILVALVELNTVKLRLYSIPNFAAIAFIVSVLGFLTSFILK
- a CDS encoding proton-conducting transporter membrane subunit, producing MTANNIIIFFIICVLIYLIGGLSSLFTFSIPKLSNRLSNTCAMIASGFLSILMTYKLLILKDTPLEFKYSNNIPFLTISFKIDNLAAFFILVIAIISFIVSLFSYTYMSHYFFKRNISIFGLLYNLFIISMILLVSSSNLLLFLVFWEIMSLVSYFLVNYESEKKEVQRASRIYIIMTYAGTAFITAAFGLMAYFTKSFSFDFSNIANTSIPSNYANLIFIFLLIGFGTKAGIIPMHIWLPYAHPVAPSNISALMSGVMIKMSVYGLLRVILDLLPDNPMWWGVITLIVGSASAIFGIAYSVASTINIKRLLAYSSIENMGLIFCGIGMFLISRAADNSFLLVMALTATLLHTLNHAVFKSLLFMGAGAIQYSAHTKDMEKLGGLIKKMPIASIFIFIGCLTISAVPPFNGFISEFIIFQTIINSIVWFANNSSIIILFMIVAAALSLTGALVAFCFVKMFGISFLGMPRTSNAENVKEPEKPMLVALGISSCLCLALGIFSKYTISIIDNISYEFLNLKLLSTDWSLTKFVHYPIGENKLDISVGLLSILIFVLSSIVILIVYSLRKRTSVERYNTWDCGFTKITPKMQYSATGFSKSIRIILRGIFKPNRDLVITEGHGPYYIKKGIYTMSTEKVFEKYFYVPIIKFIINFSRNYRFKIQTGSIHTYLLYFFSILVLMLLYYSFMA
- the yneA gene encoding cell division suppressor protein YneA, with product MKKKYILKNKKRFFSFIFILSLITFILIYTNAVSGYKEPQYQSIIVNSGDTLWSIAEKYGSNQNIREYIYNLKKINNLESSLILENTAILIPSDDTSIE